Proteins from a single region of Allocatelliglobosispora scoriae:
- a CDS encoding phage tail protein has product MRRDAIAGMLPAAYQRAMHPSGVLFALLDVMEGLHEASEARLDTVEDLFHPYRTPERMLPFLARWVAVDHLGSGRDLVARGTALAQSRGTGPGLRAAISIATGLSPAEIGIEEPADRPFHLIVRIPAGSELTERVRHIVELEKPAATTFEMGTLP; this is encoded by the coding sequence ATGCGGCGTGACGCGATCGCCGGGATGCTCCCGGCCGCCTACCAGCGGGCCATGCACCCGAGCGGCGTGCTCTTCGCCCTGCTCGACGTCATGGAGGGGCTGCACGAGGCGAGCGAGGCCCGCCTCGACACCGTGGAGGACCTCTTCCACCCCTACCGCACGCCGGAACGGATGCTGCCCTTCCTCGCCCGCTGGGTCGCCGTCGACCACCTCGGCTCCGGCCGGGACCTGGTCGCCCGCGGCACGGCACTGGCGCAGTCCCGGGGCACCGGGCCGGGGCTGCGGGCCGCGATCTCCATCGCGACCGGACTGTCTCCTGCCGAGATCGGGATCGAAGAACCCGCTGACCGGCCGTTCCACCTGATCGTCCGCATTCCCGCCGGATCTGAGCTGACCGAGCGGGTCCGGCACATCGTCGAGCTGGAGAAGCCAGCCGCGACCACGTTTGAGATGGGAACTCTGCCATGA
- a CDS encoding Stk1 family PASTA domain-containing Ser/Thr kinase, with amino-acid sequence MTAKWVVTTATERVAMDQSRTAEVTFTVTNQSLRNARAVFDIRTGEGVDESWFTIDDPQRPIKPAASVPYLVSVKVPPTAPPGSYEFEARVYPPDSAPEENFVLSRRVLLEVPAPPAPVKKPFPWWMVIAAALLVLVIGVITWVVWPSSAEPEVAPSASPSPSVSASAAPVVFAAVPKLAGLSLADAKAALVKAGFVVGAVQYNWDNGRGPGSVVRQSLPAGLFAGKGSIVDLGIGAAASKPVVSAPANNSSVPPGRMPNVVWTQPDSWPARWLVSVQIERCTRNILGETCGPIQLVPGQVVTAREVTPAMPVLNYNVVNNTRDSGWVIVNVQVLDDYGTATEAGTVRFYLEH; translated from the coding sequence ATGACCGCTAAATGGGTAGTCACCACCGCCACCGAGCGGGTCGCGATGGACCAGTCGCGTACCGCCGAGGTGACCTTCACCGTCACCAACCAGTCGCTGCGCAACGCCCGCGCGGTCTTCGACATCCGCACCGGAGAGGGCGTCGACGAATCGTGGTTCACGATCGACGACCCGCAGCGGCCGATCAAACCGGCCGCCTCCGTGCCCTACCTGGTGAGCGTCAAGGTGCCGCCGACGGCGCCGCCCGGCTCCTACGAATTCGAAGCCCGCGTCTACCCGCCCGACTCGGCGCCGGAGGAGAACTTCGTGCTCAGCCGCCGGGTGCTCCTGGAGGTGCCCGCGCCGCCCGCGCCGGTGAAGAAGCCCTTCCCGTGGTGGATGGTGATCGCCGCGGCGCTGCTGGTGCTGGTCATCGGCGTCATCACCTGGGTGGTCTGGCCCAGCTCCGCCGAGCCCGAGGTCGCCCCGAGCGCCTCGCCCAGCCCGTCCGTCTCCGCCTCGGCCGCACCGGTCGTCTTCGCCGCGGTGCCGAAGCTCGCCGGGCTCAGCCTCGCCGACGCGAAGGCAGCCCTGGTCAAGGCCGGGTTCGTCGTCGGTGCCGTGCAGTACAACTGGGACAACGGCCGGGGCCCGGGCTCGGTGGTCCGCCAGTCGCTGCCGGCCGGCCTCTTCGCGGGCAAGGGCAGCATCGTCGACCTCGGCATCGGGGCCGCCGCGTCGAAGCCGGTCGTCTCGGCTCCCGCCAACAACTCCAGCGTCCCGCCCGGGCGGATGCCGAACGTCGTCTGGACCCAGCCCGACTCGTGGCCCGCCCGCTGGCTCGTCTCGGTGCAGATCGAGCGGTGCACGCGCAACATCCTCGGCGAGACCTGCGGTCCGATCCAGCTCGTCCCCGGCCAGGTCGTGACGGCCCGCGAGGTCACCCCGGCGATGCCGGTCCTCAACTACAACGTCGTCAACAACACCCGCGACAGCGGCTGGGTCATCGTCAACGTCCAGGTGCTCGACGACTACGGCACCGCGACCGAAGCCGGCACCGTCCGCTTCTACCTGGAGCACTGA
- a CDS encoding FAD-dependent monooxygenase produces the protein MAAAKSAVVIGASMGGLLTARALSDAYAKVVLVDRDTLPEEPSARRGVPQDRQLHVLLARGRTALEELFPGLTVELARLGAPLVDLHGDVHWYNDGYRMSRADSPLIGIGIGRPLLEHAIRARIAALPGVEIVDGHEVLGLTASPDRRRVTGVRVRSTAGVERTIGAELVVDAAGRASRTPMWLEELGFRRPVEEQVRIGVTYVTRTYRRDKRHLDGLLGALTNAMPGAPRTGIVAVQEDGAFAVALSGVLGEEPPTDHDGMLAFADTLAAPQVAEVIRDSEALGDAVKMRYPMSTRRRYERLRRFPAGHLVVADALCSFNPVYGQGMTVAALEALLLRRLLVDGTDDLARRFFREASAIVDGPWSIAVGTDLRFPEVTGRRSAKVRFVNAYVHRLHRTATTDPVLGAAFLRVLNLVDPPTALMAPGIALRVLRGPRSGR, from the coding sequence ATGGCAGCTGCCAAGAGCGCCGTGGTGATCGGCGCAAGCATGGGTGGACTGCTCACGGCTCGCGCGCTCAGCGACGCGTACGCCAAGGTCGTCCTCGTGGATCGAGACACCCTTCCGGAGGAGCCCTCGGCCCGGCGCGGTGTGCCGCAGGACCGGCAACTGCACGTGCTGCTCGCCCGGGGCCGCACCGCGCTGGAGGAGCTCTTCCCGGGACTCACCGTCGAACTCGCCCGGCTCGGCGCACCACTGGTCGACCTGCACGGTGACGTGCACTGGTACAACGACGGTTACCGGATGAGCCGCGCCGACTCCCCGCTGATCGGCATCGGGATCGGCCGGCCGCTGCTGGAGCACGCGATCCGGGCCCGCATCGCCGCGCTGCCCGGCGTCGAGATCGTCGACGGCCACGAGGTGCTGGGGCTGACCGCGAGCCCCGATCGGCGGCGCGTCACCGGGGTCCGGGTGCGGTCGACGGCCGGGGTGGAGCGGACCATCGGCGCCGAGCTCGTCGTCGACGCCGCGGGGCGCGCATCGCGTACGCCGATGTGGTTGGAGGAACTTGGTTTCCGCCGCCCGGTCGAGGAGCAGGTGCGCATCGGCGTCACGTATGTCACCAGGACATACCGACGGGACAAGCGCCACCTCGACGGGTTGCTCGGCGCGCTCACCAACGCGATGCCCGGCGCGCCCCGGACCGGGATCGTCGCCGTGCAGGAGGACGGCGCCTTCGCCGTCGCGCTCAGCGGCGTGCTCGGCGAGGAGCCGCCCACCGATCACGACGGGATGCTCGCCTTCGCCGACACGCTCGCCGCGCCGCAGGTCGCCGAGGTGATCCGCGACTCCGAGGCGCTCGGCGACGCGGTGAAGATGCGCTATCCGATGAGTACGCGACGCCGCTACGAGCGGTTGCGCCGCTTCCCCGCGGGCCACCTCGTCGTGGCCGACGCCCTGTGCAGCTTCAACCCCGTCTACGGACAGGGGATGACGGTCGCGGCGCTGGAGGCGCTGCTGCTGCGGCGGCTCCTCGTCGACGGGACCGACGACCTGGCTCGACGGTTCTTCCGCGAGGCCTCGGCGATCGTCGACGGGCCGTGGTCGATCGCGGTCGGCACGGACCTGCGGTTCCCCGAGGTCACCGGGCGGCGATCGGCGAAGGTCCGGTTCGTCAACGCCTACGTCCACCGGCTGCACCGGACCGCGACCACCGATCCGGTGCTGGGCGCGGCGTTCCTGCGGGTGCTCAACCTGGTCGACCCGCCGACCGCGCTGATGGCACCGGGGATAGCGCTGCGGGTCCTGCGCGGGCCGCGCTCGGGCCGTTAG
- a CDS encoding RNA polymerase sigma factor, with protein sequence MTHPDAHRTIETVWRLESARIIAALTRLVRDVGLAEDLAHDALIAALSEWPETGVPANPGGWLMLTAKHRAIDRLRRDDRFKDKIKDIGHEYADQQRVAVFTTDAEFEAVLEDDPLSDDLLRLIFIACHPVLPTPARVALTLRLLGGLTTEEIARAFLVPEPTVAQRIVRAKKTLAEKKIPFEVPPPAERADRLASVLEVVYLVFNEGYSATSGDDWMRPELCREALRLGRMLAELAPDEPEVHGLAALMELQASRLRARVDADGHPIPLPEQNRGRWDQLLIRRGFAALLRARQLGRPAGPYVLQAAIAACHAQPGPTDWVAIATLYESLAFIAPSPIVQLNRAVAIGQSSGPEAALRLVDELADRPELRGYHLLPTVRGDLLARLGRDAEARAEFAKAAEMTANARERDVLLRRAG encoded by the coding sequence GTGACACACCCCGACGCGCACCGCACGATCGAGACGGTCTGGCGGCTGGAGTCGGCCCGGATCATCGCGGCGCTCACCCGCCTCGTGCGCGACGTCGGGCTCGCCGAGGACCTCGCGCACGACGCGCTGATCGCCGCGCTCTCCGAGTGGCCGGAGACCGGCGTCCCGGCCAACCCCGGCGGCTGGCTCATGCTCACGGCGAAACACCGGGCCATCGACCGCCTGCGCCGCGACGACCGGTTCAAAGACAAGATCAAAGACATCGGCCACGAGTACGCCGACCAGCAGCGCGTCGCCGTCTTCACCACCGATGCGGAGTTCGAGGCGGTCCTCGAGGACGATCCGCTCTCCGACGACCTGCTCCGGCTGATCTTCATCGCCTGCCACCCCGTGCTGCCCACCCCGGCCCGGGTGGCCCTGACGCTGCGCCTGCTCGGCGGTCTCACCACCGAGGAGATCGCCAGGGCGTTCCTCGTCCCCGAACCGACCGTGGCGCAGCGGATCGTGCGCGCCAAGAAGACCCTCGCCGAGAAGAAGATCCCCTTCGAGGTGCCACCGCCGGCCGAACGCGCCGACCGGCTCGCCTCGGTGCTGGAGGTCGTCTACCTCGTCTTCAACGAGGGATATTCGGCGACGAGCGGCGACGACTGGATGCGCCCGGAGCTCTGCCGGGAGGCGCTGCGCCTGGGCCGGATGCTCGCCGAACTCGCGCCCGACGAGCCGGAGGTGCACGGGCTCGCCGCCCTGATGGAGCTCCAGGCGTCGCGGCTGCGGGCCCGTGTCGACGCCGACGGCCACCCGATCCCGTTGCCCGAGCAGAACCGGGGGCGCTGGGACCAGCTGCTCATCCGGCGCGGATTCGCCGCCCTGCTCCGGGCCCGGCAGCTCGGCCGCCCGGCGGGCCCCTATGTCCTGCAGGCCGCGATCGCCGCCTGCCACGCCCAGCCGGGCCCGACCGACTGGGTCGCGATCGCCACCCTCTACGAGTCGCTCGCCTTCATCGCACCGTCACCGATCGTGCAGCTCAACCGAGCTGTCGCGATAGGACAGTCGAGCGGTCCCGAGGCCGCGCTCCGGCTCGTCGACGAGCTCGCCGACCGGCCCGAGCTGCGCGGCTACCACCTGCTGCCCACGGTCCGCGGTGATCTGCTCGCCCGGTTGGGCAGGGATGCGGAGGCGCGGGCCGAGTTCGCGAAGGCCGCCGAGATGACGGCCAACGCCCGCGAACGCGACGTCCTCCTCCGCCGCGCCGGGTAA
- a CDS encoding YciI family protein — translation MRFLMTTNGGGPAPDEKLFTEMALFIEELTSQGVLLAAGGLDPKGTHVSTKGGVMTLTDGPYAEAKETIVSFALVEVRSKEEVIEISRRFWAMIGEGEGDFRQVFE, via the coding sequence ATGCGATTCCTGATGACGACCAACGGTGGCGGACCCGCCCCCGACGAGAAGCTCTTCACCGAGATGGCCCTCTTCATCGAGGAGCTGACCAGCCAGGGCGTGCTGCTCGCGGCCGGCGGCCTCGACCCCAAGGGCACCCACGTCTCCACGAAGGGCGGCGTGATGACCCTCACCGACGGCCCCTATGCCGAGGCGAAGGAGACGATCGTCAGCTTCGCGCTGGTCGAGGTGCGCTCCAAGGAGGAGGTCATCGAGATCTCCCGGCGCTTCTGGGCCATGATCGGCGAGGGCGAGGGCGACTTCCGCCAGGTCTTCGAGTAG
- a CDS encoding dihydrofolate reductase family protein, whose amino-acid sequence MRKLVVAEFISLDGVVEAPDQWHFPYLSEEMFSVMWAQNAQTDTMLLGRVTYESFAGAFANAPADDPVAANLNRPEKLVVSSTLTELTWKNSTLLSGDVVEQVTKLKEQPGRDILTTGSITLVRELLRAGLVDELSLLVHPIVVGSGTRLFEDGVRIPLALSHSAVLAAGVTHQVYTKA is encoded by the coding sequence ATGCGCAAGCTCGTGGTTGCCGAGTTCATCTCGCTGGACGGCGTCGTCGAGGCACCGGACCAGTGGCACTTCCCCTACCTGAGCGAGGAGATGTTCTCGGTCATGTGGGCACAGAACGCCCAGACCGACACGATGCTGCTGGGCCGGGTCACCTACGAGAGCTTCGCGGGCGCCTTCGCGAACGCCCCGGCCGACGACCCGGTGGCGGCGAACCTCAACCGGCCCGAAAAGCTCGTCGTCTCCTCGACGCTGACCGAGCTGACCTGGAAGAACTCGACGCTGCTCAGTGGCGACGTGGTCGAGCAGGTCACGAAGCTCAAGGAGCAGCCGGGCCGCGACATCCTCACCACCGGCAGCATCACGCTCGTGCGCGAGCTGCTGCGGGCCGGGCTCGTCGACGAGCTCAGCCTGCTGGTGCACCCGATCGTCGTCGGTTCGGGCACCCGCCTCTTCGAGGACGGCGTGCGGATCCCGCTGGCGCTGTCGCACTCCGCGGTGCTCGCGGCAGGCGTGACGCACCAGGTCTACACCAAGGCCTGA
- a CDS encoding ThuA domain-containing protein — MPVRSTASRLISSGKQRLALIVALCAALGLGFAVNQAPAQAAPSFKVLAFYNGTWDAAHIDFVKEARVWFPQAATQNGFAWESTNNWSLLNTGNLAQYKVIMFLDDAPPAAQRAAFQTYMQNGGAWMGFHVTAFNTDPNSWSWYYNTFLGTGAFRTNTWGPTSETLKVENTTHPSTLRLGNTFTSATSEWYSWNNDLRQNPNIDILASIDQSSFPVGTDPNQTWYSGYYPIIWTNRNYKMLYANFGHNAMNYETNTRLSSTFASEVQNRWLIDGLLWLGGATSTPPSPSPSASTSPSPSGPISPTAWYSVVNKANAKCVDARSAASANGTAIQQYTCNNSNAQQFQFQPTTGGFHRVNIRLNAAQSLDVTNVSTADNAPIQLWSYSGGNNQQWQAVAEGGGYYHFVNRFSGKCLDVPGASTANSVQLVQYACNGTGAQSFRLVQQP, encoded by the coding sequence ATGCCCGTAAGATCCACAGCCAGCAGACTGATCTCCAGCGGCAAGCAGCGGCTCGCCCTCATCGTGGCGCTCTGCGCCGCGCTGGGCCTGGGCTTCGCCGTCAACCAGGCCCCCGCCCAGGCCGCACCCAGCTTCAAGGTGCTCGCCTTCTACAACGGAACCTGGGACGCCGCGCACATCGACTTCGTCAAGGAGGCCCGGGTCTGGTTCCCGCAGGCCGCCACGCAGAACGGCTTCGCCTGGGAGTCGACCAACAACTGGAGCCTGCTCAACACCGGCAACCTGGCCCAGTACAAGGTGATCATGTTCCTGGACGACGCGCCGCCCGCCGCCCAGCGGGCCGCGTTCCAGACCTATATGCAGAATGGCGGTGCGTGGATGGGCTTCCACGTGACCGCCTTCAACACCGATCCCAACTCCTGGAGCTGGTACTACAACACCTTCCTCGGCACGGGTGCCTTCCGCACCAACACCTGGGGCCCCACCAGCGAGACGCTGAAGGTCGAGAACACCACGCACCCGTCCACGCTGCGGCTGGGCAACACCTTCACCTCGGCGACGAGCGAGTGGTATTCGTGGAACAACGACCTGCGGCAGAACCCGAACATCGACATCCTCGCCTCGATCGACCAGTCCAGCTTCCCGGTCGGGACCGATCCGAACCAGACGTGGTACAGCGGTTACTACCCGATCATCTGGACCAACCGGAACTACAAGATGCTCTACGCCAACTTCGGCCACAACGCGATGAACTACGAGACCAACACCCGGCTCTCGTCCACCTTCGCCAGTGAAGTGCAGAACCGGTGGCTCATCGACGGCCTGCTGTGGCTGGGCGGTGCGACCAGCACTCCCCCGAGCCCGAGCCCGAGCGCGTCGACCTCGCCGTCGCCGTCCGGCCCGATCTCGCCGACCGCGTGGTATTCGGTGGTCAACAAGGCCAACGCCAAGTGCGTCGACGCCCGCAGCGCCGCCTCGGCGAACGGGACCGCGATCCAGCAGTACACCTGCAACAACTCCAACGCGCAGCAGTTCCAGTTCCAGCCGACCACGGGTGGCTTCCACCGGGTCAACATCCGGCTCAACGCCGCGCAGTCGCTCGACGTGACCAATGTGTCGACCGCTGACAACGCACCGATCCAGCTCTGGTCCTACTCCGGCGGCAACAACCAGCAGTGGCAGGCCGTCGCGGAGGGCGGGGGCTATTACCACTTCGTCAACCGCTTCAGCGGCAAGTGCCTCGACGTGCCCGGCGCCTCGACGGCGAACAGCGTCCAGCTGGTGCAGTACGCGTGCAACGGCACCGGGGCGCAGTCGTTCCGGCTCGTGCAGCAGCCGTAG
- the grpE gene encoding nucleotide exchange factor GrpE, which produces MSELTTDPAPSRTDEGAVPGPPGPDVAELLVEIRTQLARDNDRAAARERVIDRLHDENQLLRGGEHRQLLRPVLTDLQHLRNDLIRQAASLPLELTAADAANLLASFADSVELILERAGVQILPVEAGDRFDPSRHRAAGIVPATTAEEDGTVAEKLADGYFDLTVQRPAAPAVVRVRRWTPPAATGEPNTQENS; this is translated from the coding sequence TTGAGCGAGCTGACGACCGACCCGGCACCATCCCGCACCGACGAGGGCGCCGTCCCCGGCCCACCCGGCCCCGACGTCGCCGAGCTGCTCGTGGAGATCCGGACCCAGCTGGCGCGGGACAACGACCGCGCCGCCGCGCGCGAGCGGGTCATCGACCGGCTGCACGACGAGAACCAGCTGCTGCGCGGCGGCGAGCACCGACAGCTGCTGCGCCCGGTCCTCACCGATCTGCAGCACCTGCGCAACGACCTGATCCGGCAGGCCGCGAGCCTCCCGCTGGAGCTGACCGCGGCCGACGCGGCGAACCTGCTCGCGAGCTTCGCCGACAGCGTCGAGCTGATCCTCGAACGGGCCGGGGTGCAGATCCTGCCGGTCGAGGCGGGCGACCGCTTCGACCCGTCCCGGCACCGCGCGGCGGGGATCGTCCCCGCGACCACGGCGGAGGAGGACGGCACCGTCGCCGAGAAGCTCGCCGACGGCTACTTCGATCTGACCGTGCAGCGCCCCGCGGCGCCCGCGGTCGTCCGCGTACGCCGCTGGACACCGCCCGCGGCCACCGGCGAGCCCAACACCCAGGAGAACTCATGA
- a CDS encoding Hsp70 family protein, giving the protein MTQENTAYFGIDLGTTYSAIAYIDDTGRPTVIRDQIGESLTMPSVVFFESAENVVVGAGAREMAKILPEQVVERVKRQMGREAQWEFFQRTHTPESISALILRNMADYAREFTQREVKQVVITVPAYFGMLERNATRTAGEIAGLDVIGIVPEPVAAALQYEVMDGSPEKTILVYDLGGGTFDTTVIRITADEITVLCTDGDQELGGTDWDDRLAQHLLQEVVSATGATENPEEDLAFMAELYATAEKTKRQLSQAESRPVVLRFAGKPVNLVLTRTVFEDLTRDLVDRTIEITHRTLAALGEKIGSAAPKSAIDEVLLVGGSTKMPIVAARLTQEFGWTPQMHDPDLAVAKGAARFALSQAVWHEEAGPTASGEPRGALTPAQREKRIEELSEQTGIPGAAIALVSEKKITNVLPKAFGVKLYDTRKNGPEADPDSFYIHHLVHANDTLPSGPHVLDAETMVANQQSVMIEIYEQAGSTESPDVSANKSVDRGNGTIEPLPPLPAGSPIKITMEINSEGRLALHAVEPVSRRELTIEVQVNVLSDAEIAPLKSMVSSIAVRS; this is encoded by the coding sequence ATGACCCAGGAGAACACCGCCTACTTCGGCATCGACCTCGGCACGACCTACTCGGCGATCGCCTACATCGACGACACCGGCCGGCCGACCGTGATCCGCGACCAGATCGGGGAGAGCCTGACGATGCCGTCGGTCGTCTTCTTCGAGTCCGCGGAGAACGTCGTCGTCGGGGCGGGTGCCCGCGAGATGGCGAAGATCCTGCCGGAGCAGGTGGTGGAGCGGGTCAAGCGGCAGATGGGCCGCGAGGCGCAGTGGGAGTTCTTCCAGCGGACACACACCCCCGAATCGATCTCCGCGCTGATCCTGCGCAACATGGCCGACTACGCTCGCGAGTTCACCCAGCGCGAGGTGAAGCAGGTCGTCATCACCGTGCCGGCGTACTTCGGGATGCTGGAGCGCAACGCCACCCGTACCGCCGGGGAGATCGCCGGACTCGACGTCATCGGCATCGTGCCCGAACCGGTCGCCGCCGCGCTGCAGTACGAGGTGATGGACGGCTCCCCCGAGAAGACGATCCTCGTCTACGACCTCGGCGGCGGCACCTTCGACACGACCGTCATCCGGATCACGGCCGACGAGATCACCGTGCTCTGCACCGACGGCGACCAGGAGCTCGGCGGCACCGACTGGGACGACCGCCTCGCGCAGCACCTCCTGCAGGAGGTCGTCTCCGCGACCGGTGCGACGGAGAACCCGGAGGAGGACCTCGCCTTCATGGCGGAGCTCTACGCCACGGCGGAGAAGACCAAGCGCCAGCTGTCGCAGGCGGAGTCGCGCCCGGTCGTGCTGCGCTTCGCGGGCAAGCCGGTCAACCTGGTGCTCACCCGGACCGTCTTCGAGGACCTCACCCGGGACCTGGTGGACCGCACCATCGAGATCACGCACCGGACGCTGGCGGCGCTCGGCGAGAAGATCGGCAGCGCTGCGCCGAAGTCCGCGATCGACGAGGTCCTGCTGGTCGGCGGCTCGACGAAGATGCCGATCGTCGCCGCCCGCCTCACCCAGGAGTTCGGCTGGACCCCGCAGATGCACGACCCCGACCTCGCCGTCGCCAAGGGCGCCGCGCGGTTCGCGCTGAGCCAGGCGGTGTGGCACGAGGAGGCGGGCCCGACCGCATCGGGCGAGCCGCGGGGCGCGCTCACCCCGGCCCAGCGGGAGAAGCGGATCGAGGAGCTCTCGGAGCAGACCGGCATTCCCGGCGCCGCGATCGCGCTCGTCTCCGAGAAGAAGATCACCAACGTGCTGCCGAAGGCGTTCGGCGTCAAGCTCTACGACACCCGCAAGAACGGCCCGGAGGCCGATCCCGACTCGTTCTACATCCACCACCTGGTGCACGCCAACGACACGCTGCCGAGCGGGCCGCACGTCCTCGACGCGGAGACGATGGTGGCCAACCAGCAGTCCGTCATGATCGAGATCTACGAGCAGGCCGGCTCCACGGAGAGCCCGGACGTGTCGGCGAACAAGTCGGTCGACCGGGGAAACGGCACGATCGAGCCGCTGCCGCCGCTGCCGGCCGGGTCGCCGATCAAGATCACGATGGAGATCAACAGCGAGGGCCGGCTGGCGCTGCACGCCGTCGAGCCGGTCTCCCGCCGCGAGCTCACGATCGAGGTCCAGGTCAACGTCCTGTCCGACGCCGAGATCGCGCCGCTGAAGAGCATGGTCAGCTCCATCGCCGTGCGGTCCTGA